Proteins from one Malania oleifera isolate guangnan ecotype guangnan chromosome 4, ASM2987363v1, whole genome shotgun sequence genomic window:
- the LOC131153819 gene encoding uncharacterized protein LOC131153819, whose translation MSSGNSLVNPSDDSSSPYYLHPSDNPGALLVSEIFNGENYVAWSRSIIIALTVKNKVQFIDGSIVSPPSDQFVKHTVWLRANNLVLSWLMNYISKEIRNSLLFVVSAVDLWNELKVRYLRSDGPRVFHLEKSLSCINQGTLSVTEYFNTFKTLWDEYINYRPFPTCTCGQMATCTCELFNFLQIRQQSDYVLKFLVGLNDSFAAVRSQLLLMVPLPSMSKVFSLLLQEESQRQLTNSSTYNETHALMLHGYPPGWNRQKGRRNEVSAHAAIMTPEVYNQNSNEPQKFCFTPEEFNKLMALANLAQLNSAQLNSSNQITTQPTVNLVTTSQFSGKFFSCNSVTSNTNFNLSWILDTGATDHMICSPLLYHSIPKPINASINLPNGTTVPATHIGTDQSMKKMIGIALEKEGLYHLIPASSKAESCNSFQFNSTPFALSSIHKPLDIWHCRLGHNIESASSHNNSPFSSAPHTHMVPDSSTLPSPSHMTPISASPTQEVLQPRKSTRIKQKPSYLQDYYCDYPHHIKLF comes from the exons ATGAGTTCTGGAAATTCTCTTGTCAATCCTTCAGATGATTCATCAAGCCCTTATTATCTGCACCCAAGTGACAATCCTGGTGCTCTGCTTGTATCAGAAATATTCAATGGAGAAAATTATGTTGCATGGAGTCGTTCAATAATCATTgcattgacagtcaagaataaggTACAGTTCATAGATGGTTCGATTGTTTCTCCTCCTTCTGAtcaatttgtcaaacacacagtATGGTTAAGGGCAAATAATCTGGTTCTTTCTTGGTTAatgaattatatttcaaaagaaataagaaatagttTGTTATTTGTGGTTTCTGCTGTTGATCTTTGGAATGAACTCAAAGTTAGATATCTCAGAAGTGATGGACcaagagtttttcatcttgaaaaatctttgagtTGTATAAATCAGGGTACTCTCTCTGTTACTGAGTATTTCAATACCTTCAAGACTCTTTGGGATGAATACATTAACTATAGGCCATTTCCAACTTGCACATGTGGACAAATGGCAACATGTACTTGCGAACTTTTTAATTTTCTGCAAATTAGACAACAATCTGATTATGTACTTAAATTCTTGGTGGGGCTAAATGATTCTTTTGCTGCTGTAAGAAGCCAATTGCTGCTCATGGTTCCTTTACCAAGCATGTCCAAAGTTTTTTCTCTACTACTTCAAGAAGAGAGTCAGAGGCAGCTTACAAATTCTTCTACATACAATGAGACTCATGCTTTGATG CTTCATGGTTATCCTCCTGGCTGGAATAGACAGAAGGGAAGAAGAAATGAGGTTTCTGCTCATGCTGCCATTATGACTCCAGAAGTTTACAATCAAAATAGTAATGAGCCACAAAAGTTTTGCTTCACTCCAGAGGAATTTAATAAGCTAATGGCACTTGCAAATTTAGCACAGCTAAATTCAGCACAGCTCAATTCTTCCAATCAAATTACTACCCAACCAACTGTTAATCTTGTCACCACTTCTCAATTTTCTGGTAAATTCTTTTCCTGTAATTCTGTTACTTCTAATACAAATTTCAATCTATCTTGGATTCTTGACACAGGTGCAACAGATCATATGATCTGCTCACCACTTTTATATCATTCCATACCTAAACCAATTAATGCATCTATAaatcttcctaatggtactaCAGTTCCAGCTACACATATTGGTACT GACCAGTCaatgaagaagatgattgggattgctcTTGAGAAAGAAGGACTTTATCATCTCATTCCAGCTTCTTCAAAAGCTGAATCCTGCAATTCTTTTCAGTTTAATTCTACACCTTTTGCTTTATCTTCTATTCACAAGCCATTAGATATATGGCATTGTAGACTAGGACAT AATATAGAATCTGCATCATCACATAATAATTCCCCTTTTTCCTCTGCACCTCATACACATATGGTTCCAGATTCATCTACCTTACCATCTCCTTCTCATATGACTCCAATATCTGCTTCCCCTACTCAAGAAGTTCTTCAGCCCAGAAAATCAACCAGAATTAAACAGAAACCTTCTTATCTGCAGGACTATTATTGTG ATTATCCACATCATATAAAGCTTTTTTAA